The Pedosphaera parvula Ellin514 nucleotide sequence CGCCCGAACAGAATTTGCATGTGATATAAGAAAGCTGCCCGTCACTGGGACTGCTGCCGCTGCCAGGGCGGACTTTCCAATGAAGCTTCGACGTGTAAGTTCTTTCATAAATGCAGACGTTTGATTTTGTTATGGTCCATATCTGGCCCAACAATGTACGTCTTTGGCTCAGTCGGCTTCTGCCAGTCAGAGTCAATACTCCTCAGAAATGACAAAGTGCCACATTGTTGAAAAAATTGTCTGTGAAATCCATGGGGTTTGCCACTACTCTTGGTATCGGTGCTCTACCTATGTCCAGCGAACAAAACCATCCGCCGGCTATCCTGGTATCAGGCTTGACCACGCGGGCAAACTCCGCTTCTTTAGGTTGAAAAGTGAGCCGCACTCAATCAACTGAAAGACCGCCATCCATCAAAGGAGTTGTGCCAAAGTCGAAATGGACAAAGAGAATGCTGCTGTTGATCAAAATTCTTTTCGGCATTTATCTCGTGTTGCTCGCGATTGTTTTCCTGGCCCAACGCAAAATGATTTATTTTCCGGCCGACTGGCCCTTCGCGGCGCAATTAAAAGCCGCTGAAGCTCACAACTTCGAAGTATGGAAAAGCCCCGCTGGTCAGATCATTGGTTGGAAGCAATTGGCGCGCTCGACCAAGGCTCAGGCACAGATTTTAATCGTGCATGGCAATGCCGGCAGTGCCATTGACCGGATGGATTACGCAGATGGACTGCAGCACGCTCAATCATGCGACATCTACATCCTCGAATATCCCGGCTACGGTGGCCGGGCGGGCACTCCCAGCCAGCAAAGTTTTTTTCAGTCCGCCACCGAAGCCATCAGCCTGTTGAAGCAGGACGTTCCGGTTTATGTCATTGGCGAATCACTCGGTACCGGCGTCGCTGCTTACCTGGCCGGAACCAATCCACAGGTTGTCCATGGCCTGCTCCTGATCGCGCCCTATAACAACATGTCTGATGTGGCTCAGAACCATATGCCCATCTTTCCGGTCAGGTGGATGCTCTGGGACAAATTCCCTTCAGATCAATATCTTCAAAATTACCATGGCCCCATTGGCATCCTGTTGGCTGGTCAGGACACAGTTGTTCCCAGCAAGTTTGGTCGTAAGCTTCACGACGGATATGCCGGCCCCAAGAAACTCTGGCTGATGCCTAACGCCGGACACAACGATGTCCAACTCCAGCCGGAAGCTTGGTGGCAGGAGGTTGTTGAGTTTTGGAGAACCAA carries:
- a CDS encoding alpha/beta hydrolase — translated: MLLLIKILFGIYLVLLAIVFLAQRKMIYFPADWPFAAQLKAAEAHNFEVWKSPAGQIIGWKQLARSTKAQAQILIVHGNAGSAIDRMDYADGLQHAQSCDIYILEYPGYGGRAGTPSQQSFFQSATEAISLLKQDVPVYVIGESLGTGVAAYLAGTNPQVVHGLLLIAPYNNMSDVAQNHMPIFPVRWMLWDKFPSDQYLQNYHGPIGILLAGQDTVVPSKFGRKLHDGYAGPKKLWLMPNAGHNDVQLQPEAWWQEVVEFWRTNQQR